In Oreochromis aureus strain Israel breed Guangdong linkage group 17, ZZ_aureus, whole genome shotgun sequence, the genomic stretch CCATCCACATGGAACAGGGGAATAGGATTAACATGACACAAGGGAAGACAGGAGGACAAGATGGGTGAATATACAGTAGATAGATATAAAGAGAGACAAGACTGACACAAACTGGGAACAGAAAATGGAATTGACTAAATAAACCTAAGGTCATTTGGAACTAAACCTAAGAACTGACTGTATGAATAAGAAACCAATAAAGATCCTAATAAAAGCattagaagagaaaaaaatcttgTAAGAATCCAAAGTGATTTCCCTTTTTCAGGCACTGCGACCATGTAGTTTGTCTTTTACAGCATCGAGCTCTCCCAGACACCATGCATGACCAACTTACACATTACTCAAGTCTAACACATTTGATAAGTTTTAATTGTGCAACCCATCTTTGTAAATCACCAGGAACTAGTTGCTAGGAGCCTGATGAAGACTTTACCATGAATTTACGAATAGCTGGTGCAACACAGTACAGATACTTACATGTCCACCGCCTATATCGTCCCTTTGCTGAACtgcacacacagttcaaacactAGCGTACCCAGGTCGAGTTGGTTTCCCAAAGTCTCTCTGCCTCTGTACGTTCAGTGATGATTGTGATCATAAATTCGTTAATAGCTTCTGTTTGCATTAAAGAAGCACATATCttaaaagaacattaaaaaatacaacaaaaacatttggGAAACCAGACTCAGATGAACACAGGCACCCAAGGAGGAGGCCGGGGGTCATATCAAGGTCcgcactgacctttgacctccagtTTGCAGTCCACTTGAGCCTCTCCTAGTTCATTGATGGCCTTGCAGGTGTACATTCCACCATCATAGGGGCTGGGCTTCCTGATCTCCAGAGTGCAGACTCCTTGGCTGCTAAACATACGGTAGCGCGGATCGTCAATGATGGTTATCTTATTCTTCATCCAGATCACTTTGGGCTGCACATAGATACAGAAACATCAGCAAAGGACTCTACTGATAGGACCACTTTTACTTTTAGTTCTTCCACTTACCCTTGGGTTGGCACGCACGCTGCAGTTAAGAGTAGTGTTGTAGCCGGCCACGGCGAAAGTGTTGATAAGTGGCTGTGTGAACTTCGGCGCCTCCTTGAAGTCGTGGTCATTGTACTCTTGTGTTTTCATCTGCAAGCCTGTGGGGGTAAGGGTAAAGGAATGGGGTTGTGCATGATACTGGCTCTGAGCGGTATCATGTGGGGTATTCCCTATGTGATGAGGGAAAgacagtatttttttatttatcatcAGCTGAGACTGAGACACCATTGAAGGGCCTGTCAGTCATACACCGAACCCTTGGAGTTTCACAAGTGAGGCTGTGAATCAGGCTCACTTTAGGGtggaaaacatcactgacagtACCTTTCGGATAAGAGctgtaaaaaaacccaaaacagtaACAACAACTTTATATCGGCATGTAAGTAAAACATGATTTCTTCCAGAGTTTCAGCTTTGGAAGCTTTTTCCTCCATCTGAAATTAGAAGATTTGGTTTTTCACAGTAAATATTTTGATCTTACTCTCAGCTACACTCTCATAAACACACAGTCAGCTGTACCTTCTTTGACGATGAGAGCACTCTTTTTGGTTTGGGTGGCGGTTTCACTCAGGCCACACATATTCTCAGAGAAGATCCTGAAGAAGTACTCGTTCCCAACTACCAGTTCTGTGATGGTAATACAGTTGCGATGGTAGTGCTCAATGCACGTGAACCATTCCTAAAAAGAGTAAAGCATGTGAGCTGAACACTCTGGAGATATAGCGTATCTAGAATGGTTTTCGCAGTATGAGACTATCTTCTACCATTGTCTTTTTGTCTGCTTTTTGAATGGTGTAGCCTGTTATTGGGGCGTTCCCATTGTCCTTTGGAGGAGTCCAGACCAGAGCTACATTTCCACCCCAAACATCTTCAATATTCACACACTGAGGAGGTCCAGGTAGATCTAAAAATAGGAGAAAAAGGAATATAATCTCATAATATAGACATTCCTTATAAAGCTCCACTCTGATGTCGATGAGCACTTCTATCTTTCGTATGATCTTATAGTGATTTTGCTCACTCACCTACAATCTGTATGTCAAGTATGGCTGTGTCCACATGGTTTTCAACCTGCACTGTCATGTCATACTTCCCAGAGTGGCTGCGCTCTGCTTTGCGGATGAAGATGATGCTGTCACAGTCTGTGTTACGGATGCTAACTTGCGAAGGCTCTATAGGGATGCCATCCTTCAGCCAGGTGACCTTCGGTCGGGGTTTGCCCTGCACACAAATAGCAATATGAGCTCAGTATTTTGTTGAAGAGATGTGCAACATCAGTATAACTGGCATATTTACCATAAATGGCACCACGAGGTTGACTGTTTCTCCAACTTTGCGAGTGTAAGTCTGCTTCAAGTGCCGTGGGACGCGGATCTTGGGTGGTTCTGAGGAGCAGTTGCACCAAAACGTGTGTTATAAAGGAACGTTTTATGATATCTTTTATGTCAgtattaatttaatttgttgCAGTGTTACAGCAGAACATATATAATGAACTTTAAAGAGCTCACCAACAACCTCTTTAACCAGGATAGCATGCTGCAGGGTACGTGGAGCGCTAGCTCCAGCTGCATTGACGGCTTTGACACGAACTAAAATTTTACACCCTGGACTCAGACCGGTGATGGTGTACCTGGTTTTCTCTGTCAGCTCCTTGTTGGATATTACCCAATCATTAGctgtaaggaaaaaaaatacagtcatggtgaaaaatacaatttaaactgGTTTCATGTCTGACtgcttgtgtgtatgttttgtgAGTTAGAAGAAACAAGCTAAAAAACTTGAAGAAGTGCTTAATAAAACTGGTTTTACAGATTGGTTACATGCTACAGCGGgtctaattttttttctcagccaCATCCAGTGCACTATTGTAAGTCTGGTGAATTATACTTTATACTactttattatgtatttattatgtatttaaaaactaCTGGCTGTTATCCTTCGGCTTCAGATTTCACTTTTACAATATTAACAGTATAGTTTCTTCTAAAGCTATTAAATAATGGTGTTTGGAATCTTAGAGATGATTGTGCacgaaaatcccagtagatcagcagtttctgaaaaactCAGACCAGCCAGTCAGGTACCAACAACCATCCTACCTTCAAAgttacttaaatcacctttcttctccattttgatgctcagtttgaacttcagcaggtcatatTGACCATgcctacatgcctaaatgcattgcattgctgtcatgtgattggctcatTAGATATTCTAGTGCAGGAACAAttatacctaatgaagtggccgaGCATGCATACACAGTAACTTGGGATTTACTCTTTGTGTATATTTTCTGTATGTGTATAAATTGTAGGGTCTTACTATCATGTAGTTCGTTAGTCAAGTGGAATCTAACTCACTTCCTTCTACGCAATACTCCACTAAGTATCCGTCCAGCCCAGCAGCTCCAATGGTTTCAGGTGGACGCCACTTTACGGTCACAGTGGTGTCAGTAACATCATCCACGACCAGCATGGTGGGTTCACTGGTAACAGCTGTGTGGAGATAAAGGTTTTCATCACTTGGGTTTAAACAGTGAATGTGAACAAGATGAGAAAACATCCATTTTGGCAAGTCATAAACACGTGACCAAGGCGCCTCTCACTTTAGCTGGTATGCCATCAGTCTCCCTGTCAGATCTCATTAGCCCCTGCTCTTGCTATCTATTCTTGTATTCTGAATCACATTTAACTCCTGCTGAACCCTCTAACAGACCTGAGCTCCTAAACCTCTAATCCACAGACGATTTGGCAGCCATTATAAAGACATATTTAATATCCTCTAAAGCTCTTGCGTGTCCAGTGGAGGTCACAGTCAAAATGCTTGGGATAGTGGGTATGAGGGGGAACAGCTGTGTCGCTGGGGTACCAAGGGCAGATCAGACACGTGCTATCACAGGACCCCACTTTAAAATTTTCCCATTATAATAAAGCCTTATGTAAGAGTGTATTATTCTTCCTTAAATAGAATTTTTGTAGATCATAGGTCATAGGTCAGGGTTTGTGGTGCTAAGAAATGTTTGGGGGACTCACCGAGAGGAGTAAAGGCTTTGGAAGGTTCACTGGGTTTGGACACACCGATGGCGTTGACTGCAAAGATCCGCACTTCATACGGCACTCCTTCAATCATCTTCTTGGGTTCAAATGTAGTCTCCTTGATCAGGTCAAAGTTCAGTCTCATCCATCTGGAgctctgcttcttttttctctcaacgTAATAGCCTTTAGAGGGCAGGCAGAAAGTTTGTTATTTAACACCAACACATGCATGTAAAGCTTGGTAACAAGTGTGCTGCAAGGTTTACCTAATATTGGCGAGCCTCCATCGTATTTTGGAGGTTCCCATGTCATAGAACACCAATCACCACCCACCTCTGGAACCAAGGGAGCTTCAGGAGGGTCGGGGATATCTGAAGACAACACATGATTCAAAAATGATTCAAAAAGCAAGTTAAGAattgtgtattttatattttgtttgaaAGGTGCTGCACTGTCTTACCAACAACCTTGATTTTGACACTTGCTGTGGCTTCACCAGCCTCGTTCTGCAGGACTATCTTGTAGTTTCCTGTGTCCTCCCGCTCAGTGACCTCAATTGTCAGACTCGTATGGTCGCTGTATGTCTCAGCGTGGACGCGGTGACCTGACTCGAGAATCACCTGAAGTAAAAGAGATTAAAGGCAAAAGAGACAGAAGATCTCGTGAGTACCGTATGAGgacacaaaaacagatttttttgttcACAAATTAGTCTTTctatgaaaaaaattaaatttacataataaCTCTAAATGTGATATTCACTCACATGGTACTAACTAGCTACCAAGCAGGTTAGAACAAACGTTAAAAGCTCAATCACAAGAAGGTGAAAATAAGATGGTAACCTGCTTGCagctagaaaaaaagaaaatcggTGGTTGCACTgaattttttcacatttagtgACAGATTGCAAGTAGCTGCAGTGACTGCTTTCGCAAAGGTCAATTctgggaggcaacctgtctccaaataATTACAGTCCAACAAAGTCAGCAATCACGCTTGGATAGATTAGAGGTGTGTAAATAACcaaaaataaccaaaataaaccaaaattaTAAATGTGGAGAGATTGACAGCACTTTGCAATCAGTCTGACTCAGTCTGCACCAACGACTCAAAGTGTCTTTGTAATAGGGGACTTGACTCAGCTGGCTGCCTTCTGGTTGTATTCCTATATAAAAGCAATGTTATCGAGTACCTCTGTCATTTGGCAGTTACATTTCTGTCCTGCAGCAACTATTTGTGGAGGTATTTCTGGTTCAGATCTCTGAGGTTCTGGCTGAACTCTGAATGCAAAtagttaatgtgaatttctgcaGACAGCAAGAGATCTGAAGTTTTTTCATCACTGTTAATCCGTGTATGACCATAAATGGATTACATATAATTGTCAAGCTGACCCCATTCAATCTCAACctgatagcagactgactcCATCATATTGCCATTTTATCACCATCTTGGCATGCCAATGTCACTTTCAGAAAGCCAGCTGACTACAAGTGGCTACAAgcatttcaaacacaacaagatTGCAAGTTCATTGCACATGGTGACAATAATTTGTCATGCCTCAGTGTCCAATGGCAGTTTTGCCTAGTGTTGCTCTAGCACAGTACACATGCATATAACCATAGATATATGCATATTTcattctttattaaaaaaataataatacggTTATCATCGGTAATAGTGTATCACAACACCTATGTTCCTTTTAACAGACAAAATGTCCACTACAGTGTCAGTTCTGACCAAATAACATAAGGATGATACCTGAATATAATGAATGAAACAAATTAATATAGTCATGAGTAATATAGCCATTTTTTAATGATTCAAAGTGCATAAACAATACGGTTACTACAGACAGAGCAGTTTTGAGTTGGGCTAAGGcgctgttgttttttgtgttggTAGTGGGGTGAGTACAGAATCAAAGGGCCTCACCCTTTCACCCTTCATCCACACCACTCTGGGTGCTGGTTCTCCACTGATTGGGATCTCTAAGCGGAGTTTATTTCCTGCCACGACAGTTACAGTGTTGTCTGGAAAGTTCAAGCTGTCCAAGTGTACCCTCGGAGGGTCTGCAGAAAATCAAATGAGGTCattagaaagagagaaagcataaagaaggagaaaaaggagaaaaaaagctcCAGTCCAGTGAAGCTAAGTTTTTGTACCAATGATGTGGATTTTGGCAGAAAGGCTCTGTGAATACCCCTCAGGTACGAAAGTGTAATCTCCTGCATCGTGAAGGGAGCTGGCTGCAATTTCAAGTCGATGGACtctgaaaaaacagaaatgtgtgagacaagcatttaataaaaacagcttTGATTGAATAGAGTTCCATAGCAAGGTCATACTTATTTCTGTGTATGATGTTGATGCGATCGCTGGGTTGGATCAGCTGTCCATTCCTGTACCAGCGGCCTGGGACGTTTCCTGGGTAAATCTCACAG encodes the following:
- the mybpc1 gene encoding myosin-binding protein C, slow-type isoform X5: MPEPTKKDETPNGQPEESVAPESSGAPPPPEISLEVSPPPEDSSSTKKLSVELPNDSVPVPAMGRKDSVWSLGEGQAPDELEKPVDNPPLSTLLIESPQSGTVTVGGDITFVAKVEAKDLLRKPTVKWFKGKWMDLASKTGKHLQLKETFDRVTKVHTFEMHIIKAKDNYAGNYRCEVNYKDKFDSCSFDLEVKEAETGSQNIDIRSAFKRSSEGQEDAGELDFSGLLKHRNQREHKQQDDTPEVDVWEILKNARPDQYEKIAFMYGITDLRGLLKRLKKMPKEEKKLEAFAKKLEPAYQVDKGGKIRLVVDLADPTVELKWYKNGQEIRPSPNQRKYIFEHKGTQRIMVINNCSANDDAAYSVVAGDEKCSTELFVKELPVKIVKGLEPVKTTVNERIELECEVSEEGAQVKWLKNGVEVPTGVRSRYRVKCEGTKHFLVIDDASRDDTGTYSIMASGGTSEAHIQVDLKPLKVYQDLQDMTVLLGQPIKLHCEIYPGNVPGRWYRNGQLIQPSDRINIIHRNKVHRLEIAASSLHDAGDYTFVPEGYSQSLSAKIHIIDPPRVHLDSLNFPDNTVTVVAGNKLRLEIPISGEPAPRVVWMKGERVILESGHRVHAETYSDHTSLTIEVTEREDTGNYKIVLQNEAGEATASVKIKVVDIPDPPEAPLVPEVGGDWCSMTWEPPKYDGGSPILGYYVERKKKQSSRWMRLNFDLIKETTFEPKKMIEGVPYEVRIFAVNAIGVSKPSEPSKAFTPLAVTSEPTMLVVDDVTDTTVTVKWRPPETIGAAGLDGYLVEYCVEGTNDWVISNKELTEKTRYTITGLSPGCKILVRVKAVNAAGASAPRTLQHAILVKEVVEPPKIRVPRHLKQTYTRKVGETVNLVVPFMGKPRPKVTWLKDGIPIEPSQVSIRNTDCDSIIFIRKAERSHSGKYDMTVQVENHVDTAILDIQIVDLPGPPQCVNIEDVWGGNVALVWTPPKDNGNAPITGYTIQKADKKTMEWFTCIEHYHRNCITITELVVGNEYFFRIFSENMCGLSETATQTKKSALIVKEGLQMKTQEYNDHDFKEAPKFTQPLINTFAVAGYNTTLNCSVRANPRPKVIWMKNKITIIDDPRYRMFSSQGVCTLEIRKPSPYDGGMYTCKAINELGEAQVDCKLEVKVQTQEL
- the mybpc1 gene encoding myosin-binding protein C, slow-type isoform X6; protein product: MPEPTKKDETPNGQPEDDAKPAATTPSPTPHPEDSSSTKKLSVELPNDSVPVPAMGRKDSVWSLGEGQAPDELEKPVDNPPLSTLLIESPQSGTVTVGGDITFVAKVEAKDLLRKPTVKWFKGKWMDLASKTGKHLQLKETFDRVTKVHTFEMHIIKAKDNYAGNYRCEVNYKDKFDSCSFDLEVKEAETGSQNIDIRSAFKRSSEGQEDAGELDFSGLLKHRNQREHKQQDDTPEVDVWEILKNARPDQYEKIAFMYGITDLRGLLKRLKKMPKEEKKLEAFAKKLEPAYQVDKGGKIRLVVDLADPTVELKWYKNGQEIRPSPNQRKYIFEHKGTQRIMVINNCSANDDAAYSVVAGDEKCSTELFVKELPVKIVKGLEPVKTTVNERIELECEVSEEGAQVKWLKNGVEVPTGVRSRYRVKCEGTKHFLVIDDASRDDTGTYSIMASGGTSEAHIQVDLKPLKVYQDLQDMTVLLGQPIKLHCEIYPGNVPGRWYRNGQLIQPSDRINIIHRNKVHRLEIAASSLHDAGDYTFVPEGYSQSLSAKIHIIDPPRVHLDSLNFPDNTVTVVAGNKLRLEIPISGEPAPRVVWMKGERVILESGHRVHAETYSDHTSLTIEVTEREDTGNYKIVLQNEAGEATASVKIKVVDIPDPPEAPLVPEVGGDWCSMTWEPPKYDGGSPILGYYVERKKKQSSRWMRLNFDLIKETTFEPKKMIEGVPYEVRIFAVNAIGVSKPSEPSKAFTPLAVTSEPTMLVVDDVTDTTVTVKWRPPETIGAAGLDGYLVEYCVEGTNDWVISNKELTEKTRYTITGLSPGCKILVRVKAVNAAGASAPRTLQHAILVKEVVEPPKIRVPRHLKQTYTRKVGETVNLVVPFMGKPRPKVTWLKDGIPIEPSQVSIRNTDCDSIIFIRKAERSHSGKYDMTVQVENHVDTAILDIQIVDLPGPPQCVNIEDVWGGNVALVWTPPKDNGNAPITGYTIQKADKKTMEWFTCIEHYHRNCITITELVVGNEYFFRIFSENMCGLSETATQTKKSALIVKEGLQMKTQEYNDHDFKEAPKFTQPLINTFAVAGYNTTLNCSVRANPRPKVIWMKNKITIIDDPRYRMFSSQGVCTLEIRKPSPYDGGMYTCKAINELGEAQVDCKLEVKVQTQEL
- the mybpc1 gene encoding myosin-binding protein C, slow-type isoform X4, whose product is MPEPTKKDETPNGQPEESVAPESSGAPPPPEISLEVSPPPDDAKPAATTPSPTPHPEDSSSTKKLSVELPNDSVPVPAMGRKDSVWSLGEGQAPDELEKPVDNPPLSTLLIESPQSGTVTVGGDITFVAKVEAKDLLRKPTVKWFKGKWMDLASKTGKHLQLKETFDRVTKVHTFEMHIIKAKDNYAGNYRCEVNYKDKFDSCSFDLEVKEAETGSQNIDIRSAFKRSSEGQEDAGELDFSGLLKHRNQREHKQQDDTPEVDVWEILKNARPDQYEKIAFMYGITDLRGLLKRLKKMPKEEKKLEAFAKKLEPAYQVDKGGKIRLVVDLADPTVELKWYKNGQEIRPSPNQRKYIFEHKGTQRIMVINNCSANDDAAYSVVAGDEKCSTELFVKELPVKIVKGLEPVKTTVNERIELECEVSEEGAQVKWLKNGVEVPTGVRSRYRVKCEGTKHFLVIDDASRDDTGTYSIMASGGTSEAHIQVDLKPLKVYQDLQDMTVLLGQPIKLHCEIYPGNVPGRWYRNGQLIQPSDRINIIHRNKVHRLEIAASSLHDAGDYTFVPEGYSQSLSAKIHIIDPPRVHLDSLNFPDNTVTVVAGNKLRLEIPISGEPAPRVVWMKGERVILESGHRVHAETYSDHTSLTIEVTEREDTGNYKIVLQNEAGEATASVKIKVVDIPDPPEAPLVPEVGGDWCSMTWEPPKYDGGSPILGYYVERKKKQSSRWMRLNFDLIKETTFEPKKMIEGVPYEVRIFAVNAIGVSKPSEPSKAFTPLAVTSEPTMLVVDDVTDTTVTVKWRPPETIGAAGLDGYLVEYCVEGTNDWVISNKELTEKTRYTITGLSPGCKILVRVKAVNAAGASAPRTLQHAILVKEVVEPPKIRVPRHLKQTYTRKVGETVNLVVPFMGKPRPKVTWLKDGIPIEPSQVSIRNTDCDSIIFIRKAERSHSGKYDMTVQVENHVDTAILDIQIVDLPGPPQCVNIEDVWGGNVALVWTPPKDNGNAPITGYTIQKADKKTMEWFTCIEHYHRNCITITELVVGNEYFFRIFSENMCGLSETATQTKKSALIVKEGLQMKTQEYNDHDFKEAPKFTQPLINTFAVAGYNTTLNCSVRANPRPKVIWMKNKITIIDDPRYRMFSSQGVCTLEIRKPSPYDGGMYTCKAINELGEAQVDCKLEVKVQTQEL
- the mybpc1 gene encoding myosin-binding protein C, slow-type isoform X1, whose protein sequence is MPEPTKKDETPNGQPEESVAPESSGAPPPPEISLEVSPPPEAVAEGKEPVETDGKKPESTEPEPVQAVVAQEPCPAVNGSIQPQPGGVGVKEQAESANSTLKEEGTCSPPPPDDAKPAATTPSPTPHPEDSSSTKKLSVELPNDSVPVPAMGRKDSVWSLGEGQAPDELEKPVDNPPLSTLLIESPQSGTVTVGGDITFVAKVEAKDLLRKPTVKWFKGKWMDLASKTGKHLQLKETFDRVTKVHTFEMHIIKAKDNYAGNYRCEVNYKDKFDSCSFDLEVKEAETGSQNIDIRSAFKRSSEGQEDAGELDFSGLLKHRNQREHKQQDDTPEVDVWEILKNARPDQYEKIAFMYGITDLRGLLKRLKKMPKEEKKLEAFAKKLEPAYQVDKGGKIRLVVDLADPTVELKWYKNGQEIRPSPNQRKYIFEHKGTQRIMVINNCSANDDAAYSVVAGDEKCSTELFVKELPVKIVKGLEPVKTTVNERIELECEVSEEGAQVKWLKNGVEVPTGVRSRYRVKCEGTKHFLVIDDASRDDTGTYSIMASGGTSEAHIQVDLKPLKVYQDLQDMTVLLGQPIKLHCEIYPGNVPGRWYRNGQLIQPSDRINIIHRNKVHRLEIAASSLHDAGDYTFVPEGYSQSLSAKIHIIDPPRVHLDSLNFPDNTVTVVAGNKLRLEIPISGEPAPRVVWMKGERVILESGHRVHAETYSDHTSLTIEVTEREDTGNYKIVLQNEAGEATASVKIKVVDIPDPPEAPLVPEVGGDWCSMTWEPPKYDGGSPILGYYVERKKKQSSRWMRLNFDLIKETTFEPKKMIEGVPYEVRIFAVNAIGVSKPSEPSKAFTPLAVTSEPTMLVVDDVTDTTVTVKWRPPETIGAAGLDGYLVEYCVEGTNDWVISNKELTEKTRYTITGLSPGCKILVRVKAVNAAGASAPRTLQHAILVKEVVEPPKIRVPRHLKQTYTRKVGETVNLVVPFMGKPRPKVTWLKDGIPIEPSQVSIRNTDCDSIIFIRKAERSHSGKYDMTVQVENHVDTAILDIQIVDLPGPPQCVNIEDVWGGNVALVWTPPKDNGNAPITGYTIQKADKKTMEWFTCIEHYHRNCITITELVVGNEYFFRIFSENMCGLSETATQTKKSALIVKEGLQMKTQEYNDHDFKEAPKFTQPLINTFAVAGYNTTLNCSVRANPRPKVIWMKNKITIIDDPRYRMFSSQGVCTLEIRKPSPYDGGMYTCKAINELGEAQVDCKLEVKVQTQEL
- the mybpc1 gene encoding myosin-binding protein C, slow-type isoform X7 produces the protein MPEPTKKDETPNGQPEVWSLGEGQAPDELEKPVDNPPLSTLLIESPQSGTVTVGGDITFVAKVEAKDLLRKPTVKWFKGKWMDLASKTGKHLQLKETFDRVTKVHTFEMHIIKAKDNYAGNYRCEVNYKDKFDSCSFDLEVKEAETGSQNIDIRSAFKRSSEGQEDAGELDFSGLLKHRNQREHKQQDDTPEVDVWEILKNARPDQYEKIAFMYGITDLRGLLKRLKKMPKEEKKLEAFAKKLEPAYQVDKGGKIRLVVDLADPTVELKWYKNGQEIRPSPNQRKYIFEHKGTQRIMVINNCSANDDAAYSVVAGDEKCSTELFVKELPVKIVKGLEPVKTTVNERIELECEVSEEGAQVKWLKNGVEVPTGVRSRYRVKCEGTKHFLVIDDASRDDTGTYSIMASGGTSEAHIQVDLKPLKVYQDLQDMTVLLGQPIKLHCEIYPGNVPGRWYRNGQLIQPSDRINIIHRNKVHRLEIAASSLHDAGDYTFVPEGYSQSLSAKIHIIDPPRVHLDSLNFPDNTVTVVAGNKLRLEIPISGEPAPRVVWMKGERVILESGHRVHAETYSDHTSLTIEVTEREDTGNYKIVLQNEAGEATASVKIKVVDIPDPPEAPLVPEVGGDWCSMTWEPPKYDGGSPILGYYVERKKKQSSRWMRLNFDLIKETTFEPKKMIEGVPYEVRIFAVNAIGVSKPSEPSKAFTPLAVTSEPTMLVVDDVTDTTVTVKWRPPETIGAAGLDGYLVEYCVEGTNDWVISNKELTEKTRYTITGLSPGCKILVRVKAVNAAGASAPRTLQHAILVKEVVEPPKIRVPRHLKQTYTRKVGETVNLVVPFMGKPRPKVTWLKDGIPIEPSQVSIRNTDCDSIIFIRKAERSHSGKYDMTVQVENHVDTAILDIQIVDLPGPPQCVNIEDVWGGNVALVWTPPKDNGNAPITGYTIQKADKKTMEWFTCIEHYHRNCITITELVVGNEYFFRIFSENMCGLSETATQTKKSALIVKEGLQMKTQEYNDHDFKEAPKFTQPLINTFAVAGYNTTLNCSVRANPRPKVIWMKNKITIIDDPRYRMFSSQGVCTLEIRKPSPYDGGMYTCKAINELGEAQVDCKLEVKVQTQEL
- the mybpc1 gene encoding myosin-binding protein C, slow-type isoform X2; its protein translation is MPEPTKKDETPNGQPEESVAPESSGAPPPPEISLEVSPPPEAVAEGKEPVETDGKKPESTEPEPVQAVVAQEPCPAVNGSIQPQPGGVGVKEQAESANSTLKEEGTCSPPPPDDAKPAATTPSPTPHPEDSSSTKKLSVELPNDSVPVPAMGRKDSVWSLGEGQAPDELEKPVDNPPLSTLLIESPQSGTVTVGGDITFVAKVEAKDLLRKPTVKWFKGKWMDLASKTGKHLQLKETFDRVTKVHTFEMHIIKAKDNYAGNYRCEVNYKDKFDSCSFDLEVKEAETGSQNIDIRSAFKRSSEGQEDAGELDFSGLLKHREHKQQDDTPEVDVWEILKNARPDQYEKIAFMYGITDLRGLLKRLKKMPKEEKKLEAFAKKLEPAYQVDKGGKIRLVVDLADPTVELKWYKNGQEIRPSPNQRKYIFEHKGTQRIMVINNCSANDDAAYSVVAGDEKCSTELFVKELPVKIVKGLEPVKTTVNERIELECEVSEEGAQVKWLKNGVEVPTGVRSRYRVKCEGTKHFLVIDDASRDDTGTYSIMASGGTSEAHIQVDLKPLKVYQDLQDMTVLLGQPIKLHCEIYPGNVPGRWYRNGQLIQPSDRINIIHRNKVHRLEIAASSLHDAGDYTFVPEGYSQSLSAKIHIIDPPRVHLDSLNFPDNTVTVVAGNKLRLEIPISGEPAPRVVWMKGERVILESGHRVHAETYSDHTSLTIEVTEREDTGNYKIVLQNEAGEATASVKIKVVDIPDPPEAPLVPEVGGDWCSMTWEPPKYDGGSPILGYYVERKKKQSSRWMRLNFDLIKETTFEPKKMIEGVPYEVRIFAVNAIGVSKPSEPSKAFTPLAVTSEPTMLVVDDVTDTTVTVKWRPPETIGAAGLDGYLVEYCVEGTNDWVISNKELTEKTRYTITGLSPGCKILVRVKAVNAAGASAPRTLQHAILVKEVVEPPKIRVPRHLKQTYTRKVGETVNLVVPFMGKPRPKVTWLKDGIPIEPSQVSIRNTDCDSIIFIRKAERSHSGKYDMTVQVENHVDTAILDIQIVDLPGPPQCVNIEDVWGGNVALVWTPPKDNGNAPITGYTIQKADKKTMEWFTCIEHYHRNCITITELVVGNEYFFRIFSENMCGLSETATQTKKSALIVKEGLQMKTQEYNDHDFKEAPKFTQPLINTFAVAGYNTTLNCSVRANPRPKVIWMKNKITIIDDPRYRMFSSQGVCTLEIRKPSPYDGGMYTCKAINELGEAQVDCKLEVKVQTQEL
- the mybpc1 gene encoding myosin-binding protein C, slow-type isoform X3 — protein: MPEPTKKDETPNGQPEEAVAEGKEPVETDGKKPESTEPEPVQAVVAQEPCPAVNGSIQPQPGGVGVKEQAESANSTLKEEGTCSPPPPDDAKPAATTPSPTPHPEDSSSTKKLSVELPNDSVPVPAMGRKDSVWSLGEGQAPDELEKPVDNPPLSTLLIESPQSGTVTVGGDITFVAKVEAKDLLRKPTVKWFKGKWMDLASKTGKHLQLKETFDRVTKVHTFEMHIIKAKDNYAGNYRCEVNYKDKFDSCSFDLEVKEAETGSQNIDIRSAFKRSSEGQEDAGELDFSGLLKHRNQREHKQQDDTPEVDVWEILKNARPDQYEKIAFMYGITDLRGLLKRLKKMPKEEKKLEAFAKKLEPAYQVDKGGKIRLVVDLADPTVELKWYKNGQEIRPSPNQRKYIFEHKGTQRIMVINNCSANDDAAYSVVAGDEKCSTELFVKELPVKIVKGLEPVKTTVNERIELECEVSEEGAQVKWLKNGVEVPTGVRSRYRVKCEGTKHFLVIDDASRDDTGTYSIMASGGTSEAHIQVDLKPLKVYQDLQDMTVLLGQPIKLHCEIYPGNVPGRWYRNGQLIQPSDRINIIHRNKVHRLEIAASSLHDAGDYTFVPEGYSQSLSAKIHIIDPPRVHLDSLNFPDNTVTVVAGNKLRLEIPISGEPAPRVVWMKGERVILESGHRVHAETYSDHTSLTIEVTEREDTGNYKIVLQNEAGEATASVKIKVVDIPDPPEAPLVPEVGGDWCSMTWEPPKYDGGSPILGYYVERKKKQSSRWMRLNFDLIKETTFEPKKMIEGVPYEVRIFAVNAIGVSKPSEPSKAFTPLAVTSEPTMLVVDDVTDTTVTVKWRPPETIGAAGLDGYLVEYCVEGTNDWVISNKELTEKTRYTITGLSPGCKILVRVKAVNAAGASAPRTLQHAILVKEVVEPPKIRVPRHLKQTYTRKVGETVNLVVPFMGKPRPKVTWLKDGIPIEPSQVSIRNTDCDSIIFIRKAERSHSGKYDMTVQVENHVDTAILDIQIVDLPGPPQCVNIEDVWGGNVALVWTPPKDNGNAPITGYTIQKADKKTMEWFTCIEHYHRNCITITELVVGNEYFFRIFSENMCGLSETATQTKKSALIVKEGLQMKTQEYNDHDFKEAPKFTQPLINTFAVAGYNTTLNCSVRANPRPKVIWMKNKITIIDDPRYRMFSSQGVCTLEIRKPSPYDGGMYTCKAINELGEAQVDCKLEVKVQTQEL